ATGAGTGAGGCTTACTGTCCTGAAATGAGAAAAGTTCTTATACAAATCCTGAAGGAGAAAAATTTCAGATTTCACCCGAAAGGTGTTTACGCCTGCACGGAGGGACCGCGGTTTGAAACTCCATCTGAGATAAAGATGTTAAAACTCCTCGGTGCGGACGTTGTTGGAATGACAGGATACCCGGAGGTGGCACTTGCGAGAGAACTCACGATGTGCTACGCGAGCCTTTGCGTGGTTGCAAACCCTGCTGCGGGAATAGCGGGATACAGACTGACCAGCAACGAGGTCATTCAATTGATGAAGAGGAAAGAAGAAGAAATAAAGGAAGTAGTGCTTAAATTCATAAAAGAACTTCCCGAAATTAGAAGTTGTGATTGTGAAAAATCTCTGGAGGGAGCTGAGGTATGAATATAGAACAAATTCTTCATAACGAGGCATTTAAGGAGTTCGGAACGGGAGCTTTGATAGGTTTTACGCTGGGCTACACTTTCAAAAAGTTATTTAAGGTCTTCGTCTTTCTTCTCGGACTGTATTTAATAACGCTTATATACCTGAACAATCAGGGTATCGTTGAAATTCAGTGGGACAACCTAGAGTCCTGGGTAAATTATGTGTTTGAGGGTTTCAGAAACTTTGCAAGAAACATTACGGCTCCGGTTGCTTCCCTCGGTGGGTTTGCGGTAGGATTTACCGCGGGACTGAAGTTCGGATAACCTCCTCGTAAAGACTCTCGTAATCTTTCAAAAATCTTTCACACCTGAAGACATGAGCCCTTTCCGGGGCTTTCTGTGAAAGCTTGAAGTATAACTCGGGGTTTTGATAAAGCTTTAAGAAGGCTTTTTTAACGCACTCAACCTTCTCCTCACAGAGAATTCCTCCATCTCCTACGATTTCCGGTGCTGAACCTTCCTTTAAAGCTATCACGGGCATTCCCGTTGCCATGGCTTCTGCGAAGGAAAGACCAAAGGTCTCAGTCTTTGAAGTGTTTAACAAAACGTCGTGAGAAAGGTAAAGCTCTGGAAGTTCCTCCCTTGGAACAAAGCCGAGAAAGTTTGCCTTTATCCCGAGCTTCCTTGCTAATTTTTCGAGTTTTTCTTTCTCGTTTCCCTCACCTACGATAGTGTACTCTACGGGAACTTCCTTGGAGATTTCGGCAACACACTTCAGGGCAAATTCTGGGTTTTTGTCCTTATCAAGCCTCGAAACCGTAAGTATTCTGTTTCTCGGATTTCTGAGCTTTCTCTTCTCGGACACGAAGAAGTAGTCGGGAATGCCGTTGTAAATCACCTTAACGCAAAAAGAATCAAGTTCTTCGTAGAGTTTTTTCTGGTACTTCGACACAAAAACCACACAATCGGTAAAATTCCCGAAAAAAGAAACGAGCTTTTTCGCTATAACTCCGTTGTCTATCTTTATCCCGTGGTAAGTGAGCTGTTTCGGGTGTATGTGTATAGTTCCGACGGTAGGAATTTTAAGAATTTTTCCCATTAAAAGTGCCATCGTTCCCGCGAGAAAAGGGTCGTGGTAATGGATTACATCGGGGTTGAAGTTTTTAAGTTCCTTCAAGAGTTCTACATTCGGAAGTGCTATTTCCACGTTGTGGTAGAAAGGGTACTTTATACTGGGGAGTTTCAGAACTTTAAAGGGGGTTTCTTCCTCCGCAGTACTTCCCGTGATTACGAGGACTTCATATCCCTTTTTTGAGAGTCCGAAAGCGAGCTGGCGGGCTACCTGAGTCCCACCTCCGAGATCTTTTCTGAAACTGTCCGTAAAGAGTGCAATCTTCATAAATAGATTTTAAAGGGGAAGGGAAGCAGATTTCTTTCTGTACTTTTCCCACTCCTCCGGGAATTTCTCAAGTGTTTGTCTGATAAGCCTTCCCGCAACAGCCCCGAGACCGCATATAGAAGTGGGTTGAATGTTCCTGTTTACAAAGTCAAAACCTTCCCAGTCCTGCTCTGTAGCTTCACCCTTGTATATTTTCTCAAGGAGGTTTGCCTGTTCGTAGCACCCTACCCTGCAAGGGGTGCACTGTCCGCAGGTTTCGTGTTCGTAGAACTCTGCAATTTTTAGAGCTGCTTCCACTATGTCGTCCTCTTCCGTGAGCACTATAACCGTTCCCGTTCCGCCAAACCCGAGAGGAGAGTAGTCCATGGGAATGTCGAGTTCTTCCGAGGAAAAGCAGTCAAGAGCCCCGGAAAATACAGCCTTCACCTTTTTGTTTCCGAGGGTTCCGCCCGCATACTTGAATATGACTTCCCTGAGTGTTGTGTTCATGGGAAGCTCGTAAACCCCGGGTTTTTTCACCTTACCGCTTACGGGAAAGAGTTTTGGTCCAGCGTAGTCACTCGGGCCTATGTACCTGTACTCCTCCCAGCCCATGGAAATTATAAAGGGAACGTTAGCTATGGTTTCTACGTTGTTCACTACCGTCGGTTTTCCCCAGAGTCCCTTCTGGACGGGGTATGGGGGTTTTAACCTCGGGTGTCCCCTTTTACCCTCAAGGCTTTCTATCAGAGCGGTTTCCTCACCGCATATGTAGGCACCCGCACCCCTTGCCACGTATATCTCAAGGTCAAATCCCGAACCCAAGATGTTCTTTCCTAAAAATCCCTTCTTTTTCGCCTCCTCTATTGCATCCCTCAGTATGTAATAGCCCGCGGGGTACTCTCCCCTTATGTATATGTATGCTTCGTTTGCCCCAATCGCATAGGAGGATATGATTATTCCCTCTATCAGGAGGTGGGGATCCCTCTCTATTATTATCCTGTCCTTAAAGGTTCCCGGTTCTGACTCGTCCGCGTTGCATATAAAGTACCTGGGTCCGGGGTTCTGAACCGCGAATTTCCACTTCTTCCCGGTTGGGAATCCTGCTCCTCCTCTACCCCGCAGCGTACTTTTGTCAACCCAGTCTATGATTTCCTCGGGGGACATGTTCAGGGCTTTTTCTAAAGCCTGGTATCCCCCATCTTTTAAGTACTCATCTATGGAATGAACTCTGGGCTTTTTAGCCCTCTTGAGGAGCATATTAAGGGTAGTTTCAGCGTAAATCCTAGGTATAGCGGGATAGGATCTCATTTAACTGCACCTCGCTTTCAAATTTATACTCATCATCGTTTACCATAAACACGGGAGCTTCCGAGCAAGCTCCCAGACACTGAACGGGAACTATCTTAAACTTACCGTCGGGGGTAACTTCCCCTGGTTTTATACCGAGGATATTCTCAAGAGCTTTCAAAAGTTTATTCGTTCCCATAAGGTGGCACACTATGCTCACGCAAACCCTTATCCTGTACTTTGCCTTGTCCTCCCTGTCAAACATATCGTAAAAGGCAACAACTCCTTCCACGTGGTTTAGGGGAAGTTCCAGCATGTCCGCCAAGGGCTTTAGGCTCTCGGGAGGTATGTATCCGTAGTAATTTTGTATTTCGTGAAGACACAGAAGTATAGCCTGTCTCTTTTTGGGAAAGTAATTTATGTGTTCCTGGAGCTTAGTTTTCAGCTCTTCGGGAAATTCAAACTCCGTTTTAAACATAGTTAATAATTTTAAAAAACTAATCCGTTTTTACAATTAAAAACACCATCTCCTTCCTACCACCTTTCTGGCGAGCCATATTTTTGAGCCTTTCCGCCCCCTTTTCCAAATCGCAACACGAAAGTGCCTCTTCTATCTCTCCTTCGCTTAAAACTTCCACAAACCCGTCGGAGGCAAGCAGGAACAGGTCCCCCTCCTCGTAGTGCGATGAAAAGGTGTAAACTTCAGGGTTCCACTCAAGCCCAAGAACTTTAACCACTTTTTTGTTTCCCTTTATCTTCACCTGGTCCTCCGTTAGCCTGTACAGTCTTCCCTTCCTGAAGAGGTATATCCTTGAGTCCCCCACGTGTCCTATGTAAAAGTTCCTTTCGTTGAAGGAAAGGAGGCTTAGCGTAGTTCCCGAAAGCACACTATCCTCAAGTTTTCCCAGTTCCTTTATTAGTTCCCTGTTAATCTTTGAAAAGTTCTCCCTTATTTTCTCTTCCGAATTGTAGGGCTTGAATTTTGGTATTAAATCCACCGCTTTTTCAGCGGCAGCGACCGCGCCTTTTCCTATGCCCATTCCGTCCGCAACAGCAAAAATTTCCCCGTCCGCCCAGAACCTGTCCGCGTAGGTTCTCCTGTCCGAGTAAACTATCCCGGAAACCCACTTCAAATCAAGCCCTCCTTAACCATGTACTCTTTCAGTTCTCTTGCGGTTCTGAACCTCCTTTTGTAATCCACTTCCAGCATTCTCTCCAGTAAATCCTTTAGTTTACCCGGAATTTCCTCGGGAATCTCAACCTCTCCCCTTTTGTTCTTTTCCTTTCTCTCTTTAAAATCTTTCCCTTCGAAGGGAACCTTGCCCGTTAGCATGTAAAGGGTTAGACACCCGAGAGAGTATATATCGCTGCTCCTGTGAATTTCTCCCCTGAAAATTTCGGGAGCTATAAAACCGATAGTTCCTTTCACATCTATTATAGAAACGTCGCCCCTTATCCTGACTAGGCTAAAGTCTCCGAGCTTCCACAAAACTCCACCCAGAACCCTTTTACCGAATACGTTCTCCGGCTTGAGGTCGCTGTGGATGTATCCCCTTGAGTGGAGGTATTCAAGGGCGTTAACGACGTGCCTTAAAACTTTCAGGGCTTCCTCAGGGGAGAGCTTCCCCTTTTTCTCCACGTAATCTTTTAACGTCCCGAAGTCCATGTACTCGTATATGAGGTAGAGTTCCTTTTTATCCTTTTTGTAGAGATAACTCTGAAGGGAAACTATGTTCTGGTGGTGAAAGAGGATTAAGGTCTGGGCTTCCTTCCAGAGGTAGTGAACCGAGTAAGGGTTGGAAGCTACCTTCAGGGCAAAGACTTTTCCTTTATACCTCCCTTTCAGAGCTTCAACCTTGTAAACTTTCCCGAAATTCCCTTCTCCTAGCTTTTCCAGAACCTTGTAGTAACCGAGTATAAGGTCTCCCGATTTAAAGTCTTCCATAGGCTTTTTAATTTAAAATGTTTCTAACTCATGGTAGAAGTCTTAAGGAGCTCCACGTTTCTTCTTTTAAGAAACTGGGAGTTTACCTTAGCTTGGATAGTCTTCTTTACAATTCCCCTAGTTATCACTCCTCTCCCATACGTGGGTTTCTTAGCCTTCTTCTTTATACTTCTTTTCTTTAACTCTACGACACAGTACTTCGTGAAAGTTCTCTCTAAAAATGAAAAAAGCTTAGAGATAAAAGAGATTTTCAAAATTAAGAAACCCGTTTTTAGTTTTTCCCTCGGAGAGAGTGTTTACCTTTTTTTCACCGCCCTCCTTTACTACCTCTTTACAAAGTTCTACGCGGTTTTGTTTTTCTGGTGGTGGTTTTACAAGCCTTTCCTTGAAAAAGAACTCTACTACGCCAGAACCTTTGAGGACGGCTTTAAGGCACTCCTTATACTCCTTCTAAGGCCAAACTGGAAGTACATAAAACTGGGTCTTCGCTGGAGCTTTATAGGTCTGGTTTTATTAACGATAGCTGTTTTACTGGTTCTTTCTATTGCTGGAGTCCTGCTCGCCTCTTTTGTTGTACTCCTTCTTTCCGTAGTCCTTGCGCACTTTACCGCGGAGACTATACTCAGGATAAAGACATTAGCTTAAGACTTTCCTTATTTCCTTTATTACTTCTTCCGGATTTTCCTTATACCTCTTTCCCAGCTCTATTGCCTCCTCCTGAGATAGAAAGCCTTCCCTCTTCAGGAGTTGCAGGAACTGCCTCACGTTGGAAGGATTTTTCTTGAACGTTCCCCTGTCAAAGTCTATAACGAATACTTCTCCTTTATCGCCCACGAGGACGTTTTTGTATATGTTGGAGAACTCGTCCCTGTTTATTCCCATTCTGTCCAGGAGGTAAGCCTTTTCCAGAACCTCCTTGAGAAGTCTCTTTTTCTCTTCTTCACCGATCTTTAACTTCCCGAAGGGCTTTCCCTCTATGAATTCGTAAACGAAGAAGTCCTCGCCTTTGAAGAGTATCTGAGGAAAACCTTTAAGCCCTTTCAATTTTTCCAGTATTTCAGCTTCTTTCTGTATCGCCTTCACTTTATCCGGAGCTTTTGCCACTTTTATGGCAACCTTTTTACCCCTCCAGTATCCCGTGTAAACCTTTCCCCTCCAACCTTCTGCGAGCTCCTGTAAGTTTTGAACTTCCTTTATAAATTCTGAGAACTTCATACCTTATATTTAATAGAATGGTCAGAGACATAGTAATTTACCCCAACGAAATCTTGAAGAAACCGACCGAAAAAGTTGACGTAATAGATAAAGAGGTTAAGAACCTCATAAGGGATATGTTCGATACCATGTACGAAGCGGAAGGTGTGGGACTCGCCGCAAACCAGATAGGTGTTCCCTTGAGCGTTATGGTCATAGATACCTCACCCAAAGAAGACGCCCCTCCCCTCAAGCTCGTACTCATAAACCCCGAAATAAAGGAAGGAGAGGGAAAGATTAAGTACAAGGAGGGATGTCTTTCCTTTCCGGGCCTCAGCGTTGAGGTAGAGCGTTTTCAAAAGGTAAAGGTAAACGCTTTAAACGAACACGGAGAACCCGTTGAGTTAACTCTGGAGGGATTTCCAGCGATAGTTTTCCAGCACGAGCTTGACCACCTGAAGGGCATAACTTTTGTGGACAGACTCAAGGGCTGGCGAAGGAGAATGGCACTCGAGAAGTACCAGAAACTCCTCAAGTCCAGAAAATGAGCACAAAGGAAATCATATGCACCCTTAAAGGGCAGTTTTTCCTCTCCCCGAGGGAAGAGAAGTTTTTAAGACTTCTGGAGGAAATGGGCATACCAGAGGAAGATATACAGGAAGGCATAAGGGAGTGTTTAAAGAGCGTAAGTCCTAAAAAGAGGAAGAACTTTCCCCTATTTAAGTGTTTTTCAAAAATTCTGGAAGTTAACAAAGTAAGAGCCCTTGAGCGAGGAAAAAGGGAACATTTAGACTGGAAAAGAGTTTTTGAGAGGAAGGTATCGGTTGTAAAACACCTTCTGGATTTCAATTACACCGAACCCAAAACTGAAGAGGAGGCTGAAAAGACACTCCAGGAAATAGAAAGGAAGATATTTAAGAAACTCTGGGAAAACTTGGACAAAGAACGGAAGAGAGAAATATACAACAAGTATAAGGAAGTAAAGGAAGACGAAGAACTGTTTAAGGAACTAATAAAACACGAATTGAGGAAGATTTTTCAGATTCCCGTGCTTTCCCTGTACGTGGATTGATTACTCTTCTTGGCTTTCCTCTGCAATTTCTATTGCCTTCATGAGCGCTTTTGCCTTGTTTACGGTCTCTTCCCACTCCTTTTCAGGAACGGAGTCCGCCACTATTCCCGCTCCAGCTTGGACGAATATATCCCTGTCCCTGTAAACTGCAGTCCTTATGGCTATCGCCATGTCCATGTTCCCCTGAAAGGATATATAACCTACACTGCCCGCGTATATTCCTCTCCTTTCGTTTTCAAGTTCCTCTATTATCTGCATAGCCCTTACCTTGGGAGCTCCAGAAACAGTTCCCGCAGGAAAGGTAGCCTTCAAGACGTCTAGAGCGTCGTAGCCTTCTCTTAACTCTCCCACAACGTCGCTCACTATGTGCATAACATGGGAGTAGCGTTCTATCCGCATAAAGTTTTCAACTCTCACACTTCCGGTTTTTGCAACCCTCCCTATGTCGTTTCTCGCAAGGTCAACAAGCATTAAGTGTTCCGCCCTCTCCTTCTCGTCCGAAAGTAGATCCTCTTCCAGTCTTTTATCTTCTTCTTCCGTTCTTCCCCTCTTTCTCGTCCCCGCTATAGGTCTCGTTTCAATCCTTCCCTCTTCCAGTCTCACGAGGATTTCGGGAGAAGAGCCTATGACTTTTAACTGATCAAAATCGAGGTAGTACATATAGGGAGAAGGATTTAAGAACCTGAGAACTCTGTAAATGTTGTCGGGATTACCCTTAAACCTCTTTCTGAATCTTTGAGAAAGAACTACCTGTATCACATCCCCCTGCGCTATGTACTCCTTTGCCTTTTTGACTATATCCTCAAATTCCTCTTTTGTGAAGTTAGAACGCCAGTTTTTGAAATCCGGTTCTTTCTCTACAACGTTTAAAAAAGTAGTTCCCCTTTCCTTTAGTTTTTTCACGGTATCCCTTATTAAGTTTTTAGCCCTTTCGTACTCTTCCTCAATTCCGTTTTGTGCGAAGATGGGAACAACGACCTTTATTTTTCCCGTAAGGTTGTCGTGGATAACCACAACGTCCGTAAGCACGAGGTATATATCGTAAGTGTGAATCGGATCGGGATTTTTGTCTTCCACAGGTTCGTAGAACTTCACCACGTCGTAGGCAAAGTAACCAACTAACCCTCCCCAGAACCTAGGCAATCTTTCATCATGATAAGGTATGAACTTCTTTACAACTTCCTTAATCTTTGAAAGAGGATCCTTCGTTTCAAAGAAATTGACCTTTCCCCTTTCGTAAATCTCTCCGATATCTTTTCTCGTTCTCAGGTAAAAGGAAGATCCCGTGATTATAAAGGAGTACCTTCCCCACTTCTCACCGCCCTCCGCACTTTCCAGTAAGATGTTGAACTGTCCTTTTTCCTTTAACTTGAGGAAAATAGAAAGAGGAGTTTCAGTATCCACCAGAAGTTCCGTATATAAGGGAATAACGTTGTAATTCTCTGATAGTTTTCTTACTTCCTCAAGGCTGAGGTTTAAATTCATACAAAAAATTTTAAAATTTAATGGAGAGGGGACTATGGAAAATTCTTTGAATGGTTTAATGAAAGGACTCAGAGGGAAAAAATACTACTTATAATTATCCCGTTAGTTTTTGCCTTCGTTTTATGGCTGAACTTCATACAACCTCTTTTAAGCGAAAAGAGAAAACTGGAAGAGGAGCTTGAAAACTTAAGGGCAACACAATTCCTGATTGCGAAGAAGCTTGCTCTGGAGAAGAAGATAAAAGAGCTTGAAGCACAAATTGAGACTAAGGATTTATCTCTTGAGGAATTACTAAATATAGCGAATAAGTATGGAATTTTTATTACAAAGTTCGAAGAAGTTAGTCCAAGGGGAATATCCGTACAGAAAAGAGGCAAAAAGGTTGTATTCTATAAAGGCAGAAAAAAGAAAAATAAAAGGGGTATTAATGTGGAATTTACAATATATAACTTGAATATATTAGCCCCAGAGGAAAAAGTAAAGTCGTTTATAGAACATATATACACTAACTACCCGGCAGTATTGACAGGTTTCTATAAAGGATGTTTAGGAGAAAAGGAAGCTTTGAGAAGAATATCTGTTCCCTTAGCGTGTAATACTGGAAGAGATTACGAAAATATAATCTGTAAAGATGCTGATTTAAGTGGCTACGTTTATTTACTGAACCTTGTAACTATAAATGTGGAGGGGAAGAAATGAAGGTTATGCACATATTATTCTTGATTATATTGGCTTTTGCCTTTGCTGAAGATACAATACCCATAAAAAATATCACGGGAAGTGGAAGTATAAGTGTTTATAAAGATGGAAAAGTTTTTCACTATAAAATACTTGAGTATTTTGATGAAAGAAAGAAAACTCTTAAAGCATACGTTGTACGTGAGAGTATTGAAGAAAAAAAATTACACTATGGTAATTTTACTATTATCAATGCCGATTTTCAAAACTTAAAGTTAGCAACTATTTTAATTTCTCTGTCAAAAATAGCTAATTTAAACATAGTATTCAGTAAAGAGCTTTGGAAAAGTAGACAAGAAAAGTTCGAACCATCGAAAGAATATAGGGAAGAAGAAGGTTCTTTACTACGGAAAGAAAAAGGTTTTTTACTCCAATTTTCTACACTTCCAAGAAAAGTAAAAGTAACAAGAAAAGAACCTGTACAGGAAAAGGAAGAATACAGAATCCCTTCTTATCTTCTACATAATGTCTCGCTAATTATTAACTCCCCTACGCCGGGTTATACACTTTTTACTCTTTTTGATACTTTATTACGGGAATACGATCTTATCGCTGTAAAGCTTTCAAATAATCTAATAAAAATATCAAAAAAGGAAACATTAGCATTTGATGTAGAAGGTGTTGACCAATCTTCTATTAATAAACTGATTTCGAAGATAAAGCAATATACTTCTCCTTCGGCGAAAGTCTTATACGACAAGGATTTGGGAAAAATCATGGTCATTGATATGGCAGAAAACATAGAAAAGCTAAGAGATTTGAGAGTAGATTTAATAGAACTTTTAATGTCTAGGGAAACTACCCCAGGTGAAAAGGAAAAGTCCAAGGAAACTACCCCACGTGAAATTGAAACTAAGGTTTTTTACTTCAAGAATAAAAGAGATTTAGAAATAGCCTTAAGTAGATTGAAGGAAAATTTTTCGGGAGAAGTAATCCTAAATATAGACAAAGACTTTAATGCCATTATAGTAACAAGTAATAGATCGGTAATAAAATCTGTCGGCACTCTGCTTAAAGATTTGACGGAAAGTATCGATAAAGCTTATTTGATTACCAAGATTTTCTATGTTAGATATATTTCCCCTTACGAACTTAAAAAGAAAATAGAACCTATGCTTTCCGAGGTTGGAGAAGTATACACGTTGAGCGTTTCGAACACAGATGAAAAGAAAGAATTAATAAGCTATAAAAATACTCCTCCAGCTACCGCTTTTAACGAAGGAACTTTGGAGAAAGAAAAAGCATTTTTTGTTCCGTTTAACAACGCAATTCTCATAAAGGATTACCCTGAAAGGATAGAAAAAATCAGAGAAAAATTTAAAAAGTTTCTATCGGAAAAGCCTATAAAGATAAAGATAAGGGCAAAGCTCGTGGAAGTAGAAAAGAGCTTACTGAGGGAGCTTGGAATTTCATGGAGAACGGTATTTTCAAAAGCTTACATTCCAGAATTCTGGCAGGGAGAAACCGCATTCAGAACTGTTACTCCCGGACAACCACAAAGCGGTCTGCTAACATTTACCTTTCAGAGAAACAGATTGAACTTACTTGAATTTAAACTTCTCGCTTACGAACAAGAAGGAAGGGCAAAGAATGTTGCAGAGTCTTACGTAATTACGGTTAACGGAGAACCTGCTGTAATATCAAGCGGTTTGGAATTCCCGGTAACGGAGGTTTCACTTTCAGGAGGGATAGCAAATGTGGAGCCTAAGTACGAGAGCATCCCTATAGTACTTATAACCACTCCCGTAGTGCTTCCCGATGGAAACATACTTCTGAGTGTTTACTTGGCGAGAAGGCAGATAAATTCCGTTCAGGAGTTTCCGGTGACTCAGACTTTAACCCAAAAAATTCCTGTCTTTTCTACTTCACGGATAGACGTAAAGATACCTATTAAAAACGGTGAAACTGTAGTAATAGGTGGGGCTGTCGAAAAGTCAGATTCAATAACGGAAAGCGGAGTACCAAAACTCAGAGAGGTTCCGCTACTTGGCTGGCTCTTCAAAACGCAGACTAAACAACTCAGGGACAGGGAACTGTTAATCTTCATAACGCCGGAAATAATAGAGGAAGATTAAAGGGAGGAAAGTTTTGAAAGTATCTTTTCCCTCCACTTTCTCGCCTTTGCGAAAATTTCTTCCTGATCCACTGTTTTAAGTTCCCTCTTTTCCATTAAAACCTTTCCCTTACATATGACTGTGTCTATACACTCGCTGTTTGCGGAGTAAACGAACTGAGAAATAGGATCGTAAAGCGGCTGAAACTCGGGAAAATCTGTATCTACAAGTATTAAATCCGCTTCGTAGCCTTCCTCTACCTTTCCTGCCTTTATTCCCGCAACCTTAAAGCCGTTTTCCGTTGCAATTTTTAAAGCTGTTCCGGCGTCTATCGCTTTTGCATCCAGGTTATAGCCCTTGTGGAATTTTGCACAGGTGGAAGTCTCTTCAAGCATGTTCAAGTTGTCGTTGGAAGCGGCACCGTCTGTGCCGAGCGTGACGGTTATTCCTCTTTTCACATAATCGGGTACGGGAGCTATACCGGATGCCAATTTCAAGTTACTTTCTGGACAGTGGGCTATTTTTACGTCTCTTTCTTTCAGTATTTCCCTTTCTTTTTCAGTGGTCCACACCATGTGCGCACACAGGACGTTTTTGTCTAGAAATCCTATGCTCTCTAAGTGTTCTACGGGAGTTTTTCCGTACTGCTCCTTTATCCTTTCAACTTCCTCTTTCGTTTCCGCAACGTGTATGTGGAGAAGCAATCCGTATTCGTCCGCCAGTTCCTTTGCCATTCTTAACGTATTCGGTGAACAGGTGTAGGGAGCGTGAGGGCATATTACGGGAAATACGAGTTCTCTGTTCTTAAACTCCTCTGCAAACTTTCTGGCTCTCTGTATGTACTCCTCGGGTGTTTTTGCCACTTTTGTCGGAAAGTCGAGGATTCCGAAACCGAGTCCCGCCCTTATCCCAACATCTTCACATGCCTCCGCCACAGCCTCTTCAAAGAAGTACATATCCATAAAGAGCGTAGTTCCGCTCCTTATTGACTCCACTATACCCAGGAGTGCCCCGTCTTTGACAAATTCAGGGGAAACGAACTCTCCCTCTAAGGGCCATATTACTTTTTGGAGCCAGTCGTGAAGGGGAAGGTCCGCTCCAAGACCTCTCAGAAGAGTCATTGAGATGTGTGTGTGCATATTAGCAAAGGAAGGAAAAGCTATCTTGCCCTTCCCGTTTATCGTGTACTTTGCTTCGCCCACGATGTTTTTCCCTATCTTTTCTATCTTTCCGTCTTTTACCGCTATGTCCCACTCTCCTTCCTTTTCTGGAATCAGGACGTTTTTTATCAAAAGATCGTACTTCTCCATAGGGGATAATTTTAAACTGCTAAAATTCTAAGTATGAAAATACTTATACTGAGTGGGGGAAAGGGAACTAGACTGTGGCCACTTTCTAGGGAAAACTTCCCCAAGCAGTTCATAAGGTTGTTTTCAAAACACTCCCTCTTTCAAGAAACCGTAAAAAGAGCGAAAAAGCTCGCAAAAGACGAGGATATAGTTGTTATAACGGGAGAAAAGTACGAGTGGATTATCAGAAGTGAACTTGAAGAGATAGATGCCAACGAAGTTCGGGTGGTGGTAGAACCGGAGGGCAGAAACACAGCTCCCGCCATAGCCTTGGGAGTAAAGTACCTGATCCACAGCGAAACACCGCCTTCCGAGACCGTTCTAGTTCTTCCCTCCGATCACCTGATAAAAGACACGGAAAAGTTCGTAGAAGCGGTAAAAAAGGGAGAAAAGTATGCAAAGGAGGGATACATAGTACTCTTCGGAGAAAAACCCACTTACCCTGAAACGGGATACGGATACATAAGGCTTAACGGAAAGCTAGAAGAAGGAGTTTACGAGATAGAGAAGTTTGAAGAAAAACCTGACTACGAAAAAGCTAAAGAGTACGTATCC
The genomic region above belongs to Aquifex aeolicus VF5 and contains:
- the trpE gene encoding anthranilate synthase component I, with protein sequence MNLNLSLEEVRKLSENYNVIPLYTELLVDTETPLSIFLKLKEKGQFNILLESAEGGEKWGRYSFIITGSSFYLRTRKDIGEIYERGKVNFFETKDPLSKIKEVVKKFIPYHDERLPRFWGGLVGYFAYDVVKFYEPVEDKNPDPIHTYDIYLVLTDVVVIHDNLTGKIKVVVPIFAQNGIEEEYERAKNLIRDTVKKLKERGTTFLNVVEKEPDFKNWRSNFTKEEFEDIVKKAKEYIAQGDVIQVVLSQRFRKRFKGNPDNIYRVLRFLNPSPYMYYLDFDQLKVIGSSPEILVRLEEGRIETRPIAGTRKRGRTEEEDKRLEEDLLSDEKERAEHLMLVDLARNDIGRVAKTGSVRVENFMRIERYSHVMHIVSDVVGELREGYDALDVLKATFPAGTVSGAPKVRAMQIIEELENERRGIYAGSVGYISFQGNMDMAIAIRTAVYRDRDIFVQAGAGIVADSVPEKEWEETVNKAKALMKAIEIAEESQEE
- a CDS encoding type II secretion system protein GspD produces the protein MKVMHILFLIILAFAFAEDTIPIKNITGSGSISVYKDGKVFHYKILEYFDERKKTLKAYVVRESIEEKKLHYGNFTIINADFQNLKLATILISLSKIANLNIVFSKELWKSRQEKFEPSKEYREEEGSLLRKEKGFLLQFSTLPRKVKVTRKEPVQEKEEYRIPSYLLHNVSLIINSPTPGYTLFTLFDTLLREYDLIAVKLSNNLIKISKKETLAFDVEGVDQSSINKLISKIKQYTSPSAKVLYDKDLGKIMVIDMAENIEKLRDLRVDLIELLMSRETTPGEKEKSKETTPREIETKVFYFKNKRDLEIALSRLKENFSGEVILNIDKDFNAIIVTSNRSVIKSVGTLLKDLTESIDKAYLITKIFYVRYISPYELKKKIEPMLSEVGEVYTLSVSNTDEKKELISYKNTPPATAFNEGTLEKEKAFFVPFNNAILIKDYPERIEKIREKFKKFLSEKPIKIKIRAKLVEVEKSLLRELGISWRTVFSKAYIPEFWQGETAFRTVTPGQPQSGLLTFTFQRNRLNLLEFKLLAYEQEGRAKNVAESYVITVNGEPAVISSGLEFPVTEVSLSGGIANVEPKYESIPIVLITTPVVLPDGNILLSVYLARRQINSVQEFPVTQTLTQKIPVFSTSRIDVKIPIKNGETVVIGGAVEKSDSITESGVPKLREVPLLGWLFKTQTKQLRDRELLIFITPEIIEED
- a CDS encoding amidohydrolase; translation: MEKYDLLIKNVLIPEKEGEWDIAVKDGKIEKIGKNIVGEAKYTINGKGKIAFPSFANMHTHISMTLLRGLGADLPLHDWLQKVIWPLEGEFVSPEFVKDGALLGIVESIRSGTTLFMDMYFFEEAVAEACEDVGIRAGLGFGILDFPTKVAKTPEEYIQRARKFAEEFKNRELVFPVICPHAPYTCSPNTLRMAKELADEYGLLLHIHVAETKEEVERIKEQYGKTPVEHLESIGFLDKNVLCAHMVWTTEKEREILKERDVKIAHCPESNLKLASGIAPVPDYVKRGITVTLGTDGAASNDNLNMLEETSTCAKFHKGYNLDAKAIDAGTALKIATENGFKVAGIKAGKVEEGYEADLILVDTDFPEFQPLYDPISQFVYSANSECIDTVICKGKVLMEKRELKTVDQEEIFAKARKWREKILSKLSSL